From the Corythoichthys intestinalis isolate RoL2023-P3 chromosome 13, ASM3026506v1, whole genome shotgun sequence genome, one window contains:
- the tada2b gene encoding transcriptional adapter 2-beta — MRANSSSNNKDRESANMADLGKKYCVNCLADVTNLRLRCTDCPDIELCPECFSAGAEIGNHRRWHGYQQVDGGRFSLWGPEAEGGWTSREEQSLLDAIEQFGFGNWEDMAAHVGAGRTPQEVMDHYVTMYIHGNLGKACISDSIPNRVTDHTCPGGGALSPSLTVPLPPLDISSAEQQQLGYMPLRDDYEIEFDQDAEKLISGLSVNYDDEDVEIEMKRAHVDMYVRKLRERQRRKNIARDYGLVPVFLGRDKKETRDKLPGSTNVPGAVATVATSCPPVPTTPKRKINKEEKEQRVRLRGLCQFMAHREVEELFENMHKERALRAKVRELQRCRRNGIARLDEAAEYEAARHKREKRKENKSVALSKRGGALNSGTTPAGPVKEESKEGEFAAIENLTGFELLSDREKLLCSSLNLSPARYLTVKTIIIKDHLQKRQGVPSKSRLPSYLDKVLRKRIVGFLTESGWISRDAV, encoded by the exons ATGCGCGCAAATTCTTCCTCCAACAACAAGGACCGAGAGTCAGCCAACATGGCCGACCTGGGGAAGAAGTACTGCGTGAACTGCTTAGCAGACGTGACCAATCTCCGGCTCCGCTGCACCGATTGTCCCGATATCGAGTTGTGTCCCGAGTGCTTCTCGGCGGGCGCAGAGATCGGGAACCACCGGAGATGGCACGGCTACCAGCAGGTCGACGGTGGTCGCTTCTCCCTCTGGGGTCCCGAAGCCGAGGGAGGATGGACGAGCAGGGAAGAGCAGTCGCTCCTCGATGCTATCGAACAGTTTGGCTTCGGAAACTGG gaggaCATGGCCGCTCACGTCGGAGCCGGTCGCACTCCTCAGGAAGTCATGGATCACTACGTTACCATGTACATCCACGGCAACCTGGGTAAGGCCTGCATCTCCGACAGCATTCCCAACCGAGTCACGGACCACACGTGCCCCGGCGGGGGGGCGCTGTCGCCCAGCTTGACCGTCCCGCTGCCTCCTCTGGACATCAGCTCGGCCGAGCAGCAGCAACTGGGCTACATGCCGCTGCGGGACGACTACGAAATCGAATTCGACCAGGACGCCGAGAAGCTGATCAGCGGGCTCTCGGTCAACTACGACGACGAGGACGTTGAGATTGAGATGAAGCGCGCCCACGTGGACATGTATGTGCGGAAGCTACGCGAGCGGCAGAGGAGGAAGAACATCGCCCGGGACTACGGCCTGGTGCCCGTTTTCCTGGGTCGGGACAAGAAAGAGACGAGGGACAAGTTGCCGGGTTCCACCAACGTGCCCGGAGCTGTCGCGACGGTGGCGACCTCGTGCCCGCCGGTTCCCACAACTCCAAAACGAAAGATCAACAAGGAAGAGAAAGAACAACGGGTGCGCCTGCGGGGGCTCTGCCAGTTCATGGCCCACCGAGAAGTCGAGGAGCTTTTCGAAAACATGCACAAGGAGCGCGCGCTCAGGGCTAAGGTGAGGGAGCTGCAACGCTGCCGCCGCAACGGCATCGCCCGCCTGGACGAGGCGGCCGAATACGAAGCGGCGCGCCATAAACGGGAGAAACGCAAGGAAAACAAGAGCGTGGCGCTCTCCAAGCGGGGTGGCGCTCTCAACTCCGGGACCACGCCGGCCGGCCCCGTCAAAGAAGAAAGCAAAGAGGGCGAGTTCGCCGCAATCGAGAACCTGACGGGCTTCGAGCTGCTGTCCGACCGCGAGAAGCTGCTGTGCAGCTCCCTCAACCTTAGCCCCGCGCGCTACCTGACAGTCAAAACCATCATTATCAAAGACCACCTGCAGAAGAGGCAAGGCGTTCCATCCAAGAGCCGGCTACCCAGCTACTTGGACAAAGTCCTTAGGAAACGGATCGTCGGCTTCCTCACCGAGAGCGGCTGGATATCCAGAGACGCTGTTTAG
- the grpel1 gene encoding grpE protein homolog 1, mitochondrial, whose amino-acid sequence MANLCIRNFSLGVVRNIVRSSPRRLCTATQQKNGPEETSAEKPEQSVTEKVLAEKTQLEEQLKEMTDKYKRALADTENLRTRSQRMIQDAKLYGIQGFCEDLLEVADILEKAKESVPKDEVTSQNPHLKNLYDGLVMTEVQIQKVFTKHSLVKLNPFGHKFDPYEHEALFHAPAEGKEPGTITAVTKVGYKLHGRTLRPALVGVAKAS is encoded by the exons ATGGCGAATTTGTGCATACGGAATTTCTCACTAGGAGTTGTGCGGAATATTGTAAG ATCATCCCCGCGACGGTTATGCACAGCCACACAGCAAAAGAACGGTCCGGAAGAGACGTCTGCTGAAAAGCCCGAACAGAGCGTTACTGAGAAGGTCTTGGCTGAGAAGACGCAGTTGGAGGAGCAACTCAAGGAGATGACG GACAAATACAAGCGGGCCTTGGCGGACACAGAGAACCTACGGACAAGGAGTCAGAGGATGATTCAGGATGCTAAATTATATG ggATCCAGGGCTTCTGCGAGGACTTACTGGAGGTGGCTGACATTTTAGAGAAGGCGAAGGAAAGCGTGCCCAAGGATGAAGTGACGAGCCAGAACCCTCACTTGAAGAACCTCTACGACGGCCTAGTAATGACCGAAGTCCAGATCCAAAAGGTGTTCACCAAGCACAGTCTAGTCAAGCTCAACCCTTTCGGCCACAAGTTCGACCCTTACGAGCACGAGGCGCTCTTTCACGCCCCCGCCGAGGGGAAAGAACCCGGCACGATCACCGCGGTAACCAAAGTGGGCTACAAGCTTCACGGGCGCACCCTCAGGCCGGCGTTAGTGGGCGTGGCTAAAGCGTCGTAA